One window of the Pseudomonas knackmussii B13 genome contains the following:
- a CDS encoding glycine cleavage system protein R, whose protein sequence is MSASHPREQFLLISALGPNPMELTSVLCRTCIDNRCSVISSRLTRHGEFSALVLQVSGSWDALARLEGGLPALAKRHGFTLSVTRSNAHVTRAQALPYVAYVSAVYRPDILNELCQFFIDHNIELENLTCDTYQAPHTNTSMLNATITVTLPAGTQISWLRDQFLDFADALNLDALIEPWRPQHP, encoded by the coding sequence ATGTCCGCCTCCCACCCCCGTGAACAATTCCTCCTGATCAGTGCCCTGGGGCCCAACCCCATGGAGCTGACCAGCGTGCTCTGCCGCACCTGCATCGACAACCGCTGCTCGGTCATCAGCAGCCGCCTGACCCGCCACGGCGAGTTCAGCGCGCTTGTTCTGCAGGTCTCCGGCAGCTGGGACGCCCTGGCCCGCCTGGAAGGCGGCCTGCCGGCGCTGGCCAAGCGCCATGGATTCACCCTCAGCGTGACCCGCAGCAACGCCCACGTGACCCGCGCCCAGGCCCTGCCCTACGTGGCCTATGTCAGCGCGGTGTACCGCCCGGACATCCTCAACGAGCTGTGCCAGTTCTTCATCGACCACAACATCGAGCTGGAGAACCTGACCTGCGACACCTACCAGGCGCCGCACACCAACACCAGCATGCTCAACGCCACCATCACCGTGACGTTGCCGGCCGGCACCCAGATCAGCTGGCTGCGCGACCAGTTCCTCGACTTCGCCGATGCACTGAACCTCGACGCGCTGATCGAACCCTGGCGCCCGCAGCACCCGTAA
- a CDS encoding peroxiredoxin, with translation MAVELNKPVADFQAAATSGQQVQLSALKGQQVVLYFYPKDSTPGCTTEGQGFRDQIEAFAKANTVIFGVSRDGLKSHENFKAKQCFPFELISDKDEALCQLFDVIKLKKLYGKEYMGVDRSTFLIDAKGVLRHEWRGVKVPGHVDAVLAAAQELAKA, from the coding sequence ATGGCCGTTGAACTCAACAAACCCGTCGCCGACTTCCAAGCTGCTGCCACCAGTGGCCAGCAGGTGCAACTCTCGGCGCTGAAGGGCCAGCAGGTAGTGCTGTACTTCTATCCCAAGGACAGCACCCCCGGCTGCACCACCGAAGGCCAGGGCTTCCGCGACCAGATCGAGGCCTTCGCCAAGGCCAACACGGTGATCTTCGGCGTCTCCCGCGACGGCCTGAAGTCCCACGAGAACTTCAAGGCCAAGCAGTGCTTCCCCTTCGAACTGATCAGCGACAAGGATGAGGCGCTCTGCCAGCTGTTCGACGTGATCAAGCTGAAGAAGCTCTACGGCAAGGAATACATGGGCGTCGACCGCAGCACCTTCCTGATCGACGCCAAGGGCGTGTTGCGTCACGAGTGGCGCGGGGTCAAGGTGCCCGGCCACGTCGATGCCGTGCTCGCCGCCGCGCAGGAACTGGCCAAGGCCTGA